A DNA window from Spirochaeta cellobiosiphila DSM 17781 contains the following coding sequences:
- a CDS encoding response regulator, whose protein sequence is MKIMCVDDSPSIRILVKKALDGQGYGLVEAENGLDAMDKLSTDISLFIVDINMPKMNGFEFVENLKQKPDYGQKPVVFLTTESSDDKKAKGKSLGVRGWIVKPFEPESLQKVVKMLLN, encoded by the coding sequence ATGAAGATAATGTGTGTAGATGATTCTCCCTCCATACGAATATTGGTTAAGAAAGCTCTTGATGGACAAGGCTATGGTTTAGTTGAAGCCGAAAATGGCCTGGATGCTATGGATAAACTATCAACAGATATTTCCCTGTTTATTGTTGATATAAATATGCCCAAAATGAATGGCTTTGAATTTGTAGAAAATCTAAAACAAAAGCCGGACTATGGACAAAAACCAGTTGTTTTTCTCACAACGGAAAGCTCTGATGATAAAAAAGCAAAAGGAAAAAGCTTAGGAGTACGAGGTTGGATAGTAAAACCTTTTGAGCCAGAATCCTTACAAAAAGTTGTAAAAATGCTTCTTAATTAA
- a CDS encoding ATP-binding response regulator yields MAEHPLLGDWNRWKVKFERFQATFNVDQILILERRDKEWVCIWPAEHDLWLDGEDFPSPEELDSFPKEQGVYDLSQLNVFANYDIIGVRALILSSQGLDTWGVILALNKELTPWEDKAYQYFCDLREQIDFTITSYYKESLVVPQWFDIVMSTVPFSFTVFDLEQGKTTYTTDCLETFGMVTSKDVLSDINQLSRIVPIGDADNIQQFISKEMGQGTSFEKKFIQSIGNEARWVKCQVYFLKEESHHRPYWLISLWDMSEAKTTYEKMVGEYNENREAGVIKTKFLANVSHELRTPLNGIMGMLSLLLMDTHSPQEEEYLQMALHSAEGMLAMVQDLLDITRLDRDKVTLKTEPFNAVDLFQQSMNLHVNKAEQKGLVLDFEKDVDSPIFVGDAQRIKKIINNLLDNSIKFSNKGRIVLSLVLFNGHLSFSVKDQGIGMAPQTIKDIFTPFQQLEDPYTKRHEGLGIGLSIIKSLLNIMDGTINVESKEEEGSTFYIDIPPQESGYSKEQVLKEVDVPEFPSIKEILIAEDEIINRLYLKTVLHKNNYQVREARNGQEAVEMARLKKPDLIFMDIGMPVMNGLEAATQISKIYESHPIPIIALTAHVTVGESEEYKNSGMIGLISKPYDKRAVLKAIESVQLN; encoded by the coding sequence ACATGATTTGTGGTTGGATGGTGAGGATTTCCCTTCACCGGAGGAGCTTGATAGTTTTCCCAAAGAACAGGGGGTTTATGATTTATCCCAACTCAATGTATTTGCTAATTATGATATTATCGGGGTTCGTGCTTTAATTTTATCTTCTCAAGGTTTAGATACCTGGGGCGTGATTCTTGCGTTAAATAAAGAGTTAACTCCCTGGGAGGATAAGGCTTATCAGTATTTCTGTGATCTTAGAGAACAGATCGATTTTACCATCACATCCTATTATAAAGAATCTTTAGTTGTACCCCAGTGGTTTGATATTGTCATGTCCACTGTTCCTTTTAGTTTTACTGTTTTTGATTTGGAACAGGGTAAAACAACGTATACAACAGATTGTTTGGAAACCTTTGGAATGGTTACCTCTAAAGATGTGTTATCGGATATTAATCAATTGTCCCGTATTGTTCCCATAGGGGATGCAGATAATATTCAACAATTCATTAGTAAAGAGATGGGACAAGGAACGAGCTTTGAAAAAAAATTTATACAATCCATTGGTAATGAGGCACGTTGGGTTAAATGTCAGGTCTATTTCCTAAAGGAAGAAAGTCATCATCGCCCCTACTGGCTGATTTCTTTATGGGATATGTCAGAAGCAAAAACGACCTATGAAAAGATGGTCGGTGAGTATAATGAGAATCGGGAAGCAGGAGTCATTAAAACCAAATTTCTGGCTAATGTTAGTCATGAACTTCGAACTCCTCTAAATGGGATTATGGGAATGTTAAGCCTTCTTCTTATGGATACACATAGTCCACAGGAAGAAGAATACCTCCAAATGGCTCTTCATTCCGCAGAGGGGATGCTTGCTATGGTTCAGGACCTTCTTGATATTACCCGTCTAGATCGAGACAAAGTTACCCTGAAGACAGAACCTTTTAATGCTGTTGATTTATTCCAGCAAAGTATGAATCTCCATGTGAATAAGGCGGAACAGAAGGGGCTCGTTTTAGACTTTGAGAAAGATGTGGACTCCCCTATATTTGTGGGGGATGCTCAGAGGATCAAAAAGATCATCAATAATTTATTGGATAATAGTATTAAGTTCTCCAATAAAGGGCGGATTGTTTTGTCCCTGGTTTTGTTTAATGGTCATTTGTCTTTTAGTGTAAAAGATCAGGGTATAGGCATGGCTCCTCAGACAATTAAGGATATTTTTACTCCCTTCCAGCAATTAGAGGATCCCTATACTAAAAGACATGAAGGTTTGGGTATTGGTTTGAGTATCATTAAATCTTTACTGAATATTATGGATGGCACTATTAATGTGGAATCAAAAGAAGAGGAAGGTAGTACTTTTTACATAGATATTCCCCCTCAGGAGAGTGGTTATTCCAAAGAACAAGTGCTCAAAGAAGTGGATGTCCCAGAGTTCCCATCTATTAAGGAAATCCTCATTGCTGAAGATGAAATCATTAACCGATTATACTTAAAGACTGTTCTTCATAAAAATAACTATCAGGTCAGAGAAGCTCGTAATGGGCAGGAAGCTGTAGAGATGGCACGCTTAAAGAAGCCTGATCTTATTTTTATGGATATTGGAATGCCTGTTATGAATGGTCTGGAAGCAGCGACACAGATCAGTAAGATTTATGAGTCCCATCCTATTCCTATTATTGCTTTAACAGCTCATGTTACGGTAGGGGAGAGCGAAGAATACAAGAATTCCGGTATGATTGGACTTATATCTAAGCCCTATGACAAACGGGCCGTTCTTAAGGCCATCGAATCTGTACAACTTAATTAA